A single window of Granulicella mallensis MP5ACTX8 DNA harbors:
- a CDS encoding LysR family transcriptional regulator — MNLIDLEAFVSVVDHGSVVAAAAGLHLTQSAVTRRIQNLEDALGMPLLDRQTRPMRPTRAGQETYEFAKPVLSSVNDLKTGIMNGGEPSGNFRFGMPRGLGDLAIGSPIRCLRTEFPKLQIQAFVQWSTVLLERLASRTLDAAVVLIPEGVVPPSSLVAECIGTEPLSIVAAKTKRLPPSINFEELSEESWVLNPHGCGSRQLLEVAFLQRGLPFVSAVEAEGYELQFSLVAEGVGLGLAMPQVFHSSPLRKQLKLVDVKDFTPRQNIWLLHSRHIGRLAPAVRCVRDTVIQYLHYKGRQ; from the coding sequence ATGAACCTGATTGATCTGGAGGCTTTCGTCTCTGTTGTAGACCATGGCTCGGTTGTGGCGGCGGCTGCCGGCCTTCATCTCACGCAGTCGGCTGTGACGCGCCGGATTCAGAACCTGGAAGACGCATTGGGGATGCCGCTACTCGATCGGCAGACACGGCCCATGCGTCCGACTCGCGCTGGGCAGGAGACGTACGAGTTTGCGAAGCCCGTATTAAGCTCTGTGAACGATCTGAAGACGGGCATCATGAACGGGGGGGAGCCCTCCGGCAATTTTCGTTTTGGAATGCCGCGCGGGCTGGGAGATCTTGCCATCGGTTCGCCGATACGATGTCTCCGCACGGAGTTCCCGAAGTTACAGATTCAGGCCTTTGTGCAGTGGAGCACGGTTCTTCTGGAGCGTCTCGCCAGTCGGACGTTAGATGCCGCCGTCGTCTTGATTCCCGAGGGAGTTGTCCCCCCGTCCTCCCTGGTAGCGGAGTGCATTGGAACAGAGCCGCTTTCTATCGTTGCAGCGAAGACGAAGCGCTTGCCGCCGTCGATCAACTTTGAAGAACTCTCTGAGGAGTCCTGGGTGCTGAATCCTCACGGATGCGGAAGTCGCCAGCTGCTTGAAGTGGCTTTTCTGCAGCGTGGATTGCCTTTTGTCTCAGCGGTGGAAGCAGAAGGATATGAGCTGCAGTTCTCTCTTGTGGCGGAGGGTGTGGGGCTCGGTCTCGCGATGCCGCAGGTGTTTCATTCCTCCCCCTTGCGCAAGCAGTTGAAACTGGTCGATGTGAAGGATTTCACTCCAAGGCAAAATATCTGGTTATTGCACTCCAGGCATATTGGCCGGTTAGCTCCGGCCGTTCGCTGTGTACGAGACACGGTGATCCAGTACCTTCACTACAAAGGCCGCCAGTAG
- a CDS encoding TonB-dependent receptor: protein MSSLVKIARVILCLTGFILVSSFSWIHAQKPEGVAATEIHGVLQDSSGAAIAGGNIVLLDASGKSMETTSQNDGSFVFHALTAGTPYHLTVTALGMNRLTREGVMADGTLLSLSLGVDPLQQTITVFDTSSELVTAPELTRTLDPTELTQLPSTNRNLAQFAMVDPRARNTVGSGSDGRSSTRLTINNQSFRFTQYELDGSTDSDFILSNGPQQNVSISAIGEFKLLTNEYLAQYGRSSGGVILLSTRSGTDQFHGEAFGYVRPSGIQAAPPVSTFHVPNSKQQWGSTIGGPVQRGKTYFLASYEQQHQERGAFIQSPVPGFFDGIQNSYMGLVRLDRKWSDREFTTVRLNGDFLKSNNLNDIVGGFVQANAARTDIQQSAAGQITQRSLFGGWLNDFRISYSNSLPLWYTPLAASIQIVRPSYSTTGGSAVEHLRAQAWQAAETISKTFGTHAITAGGDYIHQYTDYNFISTPLGTYTFAAGAPTPNQQPLKYTQTVGAQVLQYGQEIVSAFAEDEWKATQRLKANLGVRYDYQSNSSGVANVQPRLGLAWDAFGNGNTLVRAGAGLFYDQIYGQLQRNALNLGPNSSAASYTISNPSYPTPPIVGGAADRRDIMLLNPDLKNPYTMEVSTGIEQRLPKGWVLQVDAVFMGSRHQLMLDNLNAPAPFIRTAAGQTRTTAAANATRPYLFYPRSDGTQIAVANVEQVDNVGNARNTSGEVQLSRHVGRLFQFQAAYLLSSNITNVFFTGGNSTGTPSVWNVKTGESGPSDYFQRHRFVATGILNLPAAVRLTGVTVAASGLPVNPLSGVDNDGDGILADRAFGVSRNSFRGPVQAQTDLALTRTFHIWQKLNIESRAEVSNVLNHGNYVKLTTTYGNGIKPANTFMIPTAGISNSDPARQFQFGARLLF, encoded by the coding sequence ATGTCTTCGCTCGTAAAGATTGCTCGTGTGATCTTGTGTCTCACTGGATTTATCCTGGTCTCGTCGTTCTCATGGATCCATGCCCAGAAACCGGAAGGAGTCGCGGCGACGGAGATTCACGGTGTTCTACAGGACAGTTCCGGGGCGGCTATCGCCGGAGGAAACATCGTCCTCCTGGATGCGTCCGGTAAAAGCATGGAGACGACGAGCCAGAATGATGGAAGTTTTGTCTTTCACGCACTGACCGCTGGAACCCCTTATCATCTCACCGTGACCGCACTCGGGATGAACCGCCTAACCCGCGAAGGCGTGATGGCGGACGGCACATTGCTTAGCTTGTCACTTGGAGTAGATCCCCTGCAGCAGACGATTACAGTCTTCGACACCTCTTCAGAGTTGGTGACGGCCCCGGAGTTGACGCGAACGCTCGACCCCACCGAACTCACGCAATTGCCAAGTACCAATCGAAATCTCGCGCAGTTTGCGATGGTCGATCCGAGGGCCAGAAATACTGTCGGCTCGGGATCGGATGGTCGTAGTTCCACCAGGCTGACGATCAACAATCAGTCGTTCCGCTTCACGCAGTACGAGCTCGATGGCAGCACGGACTCCGACTTCATTCTGTCCAACGGACCACAGCAGAATGTGTCGATCTCTGCTATCGGCGAGTTCAAGCTTCTTACCAACGAGTATCTGGCACAGTACGGCAGATCGAGTGGAGGTGTCATTCTTCTTTCGACAAGATCGGGCACCGACCAGTTTCATGGAGAGGCCTTTGGATATGTAAGACCCTCTGGAATTCAGGCAGCGCCACCCGTCTCGACGTTTCATGTGCCCAACTCAAAGCAGCAGTGGGGCAGCACGATTGGCGGTCCGGTGCAACGAGGCAAGACCTACTTTCTCGCCTCCTACGAGCAGCAGCATCAGGAGCGCGGTGCGTTCATCCAATCCCCTGTGCCGGGGTTCTTCGATGGAATCCAGAACTCCTACATGGGCCTGGTCCGGTTGGACCGTAAGTGGAGCGATCGCGAGTTTACGACAGTTCGGTTGAATGGCGACTTTCTCAAGAGCAATAACCTGAACGATATTGTCGGAGGATTTGTTCAGGCAAACGCTGCGCGAACCGACATCCAGCAGAGTGCGGCAGGACAGATTACACAGCGCTCCCTGTTCGGAGGCTGGTTGAACGATTTCAGAATCTCCTACTCGAACTCGCTGCCTCTTTGGTACACGCCCCTGGCTGCGAGCATTCAGATCGTAAGGCCCAGCTACTCGACCACGGGTGGCTCAGCAGTCGAGCATCTGAGGGCACAGGCGTGGCAGGCGGCAGAGACGATCTCGAAGACCTTTGGCACCCATGCGATTACGGCAGGCGGAGACTACATCCATCAGTACACGGACTACAACTTCATCAGCACGCCGCTCGGAACGTACACCTTCGCTGCGGGGGCGCCGACTCCGAACCAGCAGCCGCTGAAGTACACGCAAACGGTGGGAGCCCAGGTGCTGCAGTATGGACAGGAGATCGTCTCCGCGTTTGCCGAGGATGAATGGAAGGCAACCCAGAGGCTCAAGGCGAATCTCGGAGTTCGTTACGACTATCAATCCAACAGCTCCGGAGTGGCCAATGTCCAGCCACGATTAGGCCTCGCCTGGGACGCCTTCGGGAATGGCAACACCCTCGTTCGCGCCGGTGCAGGACTTTTCTACGATCAGATCTACGGACAGTTGCAGCGTAACGCCTTGAACCTCGGCCCGAACTCTTCTGCGGCGAGCTACACCATTTCGAATCCGTCTTACCCCACCCCACCCATCGTAGGAGGAGCGGCGGATCGTCGCGACATCATGTTGCTCAATCCTGACTTGAAGAATCCCTACACGATGGAGGTCTCAACAGGCATCGAACAACGGTTGCCCAAAGGTTGGGTGCTTCAAGTCGATGCCGTATTTATGGGTTCAAGGCATCAACTCATGCTCGACAATCTGAACGCTCCAGCTCCCTTTATCCGAACTGCCGCAGGACAGACGCGAACAACGGCAGCAGCGAACGCTACGAGGCCCTATCTCTTCTATCCCAGAAGCGATGGCACACAGATCGCCGTGGCCAACGTCGAGCAGGTAGACAACGTGGGAAACGCGCGGAACACTTCGGGAGAGGTGCAGCTATCGCGGCACGTTGGAAGACTGTTTCAGTTTCAGGCCGCGTACCTGTTGAGCTCCAACATTACGAATGTGTTCTTCACCGGCGGCAACTCGACCGGCACTCCCAGCGTATGGAACGTGAAGACCGGCGAAAGCGGTCCGTCCGATTACTTCCAGCGGCATCGCTTTGTCGCTACGGGAATCCTGAATCTTCCCGCGGCAGTTCGTCTCACAGGAGTCACCGTCGCAGCCTCTGGCCTACCGGTCAATCCGCTCTCGGGCGTGGATAACGACGGTGATGGAATTCTTGCCGACAGAGCCTTTGGAGTCTCACGAAACTCCTTCAGAGGCCCCGTACAGGCACAAACGGACCTGGCCCTGACGCGAACGTTTCACATCTGGCAGAAGCTGAACATCGAAAGCCGGGCCGAGGTCTCCAATGTCCTCAACCATGGTAACTACGTAAAGTTGACGACAACCTACGGCAACGGGATCAAGCCTGCAAACACCTTCATGATTCCGACAGCGGGCATCTCCAACAGCGATCCTGCCAGGCAGTTTCAGTTCGGCGCTAGATTGTTGTTCTAA
- the cynS gene encoding cyanase → MATREELTLKIQDEKRSRNLSWKQIAEGIGPGSPILYTAALLGQMTLTKTEAENAARLLGLTAIEATILTEPPLRGSLPALPPTDPLIYRFHELVQTYGTTWKALIEEEFGDGIMSAIDFDMQIEREPNPKGDRVKINMSGKFLSYKRY, encoded by the coding sequence ATGGCAACAAGAGAAGAACTCACACTCAAGATTCAAGACGAGAAGCGCAGCCGTAATCTGAGCTGGAAGCAGATCGCAGAGGGCATCGGTCCTGGCTCTCCGATTCTCTACACCGCAGCCTTGCTCGGGCAGATGACACTCACTAAAACTGAAGCGGAGAATGCAGCCAGGCTCCTCGGGCTGACCGCAATAGAAGCCACCATATTGACCGAACCACCGTTACGTGGCTCCCTGCCGGCCTTGCCTCCCACCGATCCTCTTATCTACCGCTTCCATGAGTTGGTGCAGACCTATGGCACGACATGGAAGGCTTTGATCGAAGAGGAGTTTGGTGACGGCATCATGAGCGCCATCGACTTCGACATGCAGATCGAACGCGAGCCCAACCCCAAAGGCGACAGGGTCAAGATCAACATGTCCGGAAAATTTCTTTCCTACAAGCGCTATTAG
- a CDS encoding MFS transporter, with protein sequence MQPKSRFFYGWVIVLLAALTQAVSFGQLYLNGILIVSFREMFKVSNQQIFLATTGLMTITYGIASALFGVLAHKYKLRVFAVVIYGCMAVGYLCLSLVSHVWHIALIYGVLFGIGQLGLPVAQTMIAHWFIARRGMAFGLAACGFAVPGFLGAPAMAFSIHHFGFSNTMLGYGCIILLFIPLVLRYVIDWPEELGLAPDGQPVVSLSADVTPEKESSRAIASLLPSPLFWLVAIIITLTPLIVNQLITYFVPMAKASGVDVRTASLFMSRLALAALAAKLVVGWLADRIPLWMLAALPPLGCLLACLLLIEDRSSTSFALASLLVGAGGGASGVMIPVVVSKTFGRADFGAIIGLSTPLLVVQTLFASWGAGHVVDATGGYRLVLMVFAALTIIGCLLVALLPGKRPQRTPLAV encoded by the coding sequence ATGCAACCGAAATCTCGATTTTTCTACGGATGGGTCATCGTGCTGCTGGCGGCGCTTACCCAGGCTGTCAGCTTCGGCCAGCTCTATCTCAACGGCATCCTGATCGTCTCCTTTCGTGAGATGTTCAAGGTCTCGAATCAACAGATCTTTCTGGCGACCACTGGGCTGATGACGATCACTTATGGAATCGCATCAGCGCTGTTTGGAGTTCTTGCGCACAAATACAAGCTGCGCGTCTTTGCCGTCGTGATCTATGGGTGCATGGCGGTCGGGTATCTCTGCTTGAGTCTGGTGTCGCACGTTTGGCACATCGCACTGATCTACGGAGTGCTGTTTGGAATCGGTCAGTTAGGACTGCCGGTAGCGCAGACGATGATTGCGCACTGGTTTATCGCCCGTCGCGGCATGGCGTTTGGGCTTGCGGCCTGCGGCTTCGCCGTGCCGGGATTTCTGGGCGCGCCCGCCATGGCCTTTTCGATTCACCACTTCGGCTTCTCGAACACGATGCTCGGCTATGGATGCATCATCCTGCTCTTCATCCCCCTGGTCCTGCGCTATGTCATCGACTGGCCGGAGGAGTTAGGACTGGCACCGGACGGCCAGCCAGTCGTCAGTCTCTCCGCCGATGTCACTCCGGAGAAAGAATCAAGCCGCGCGATTGCCTCACTCCTGCCCTCGCCGCTCTTCTGGCTGGTTGCGATCATCATCACGCTCACGCCGCTGATCGTGAATCAACTGATCACGTACTTCGTGCCCATGGCCAAGGCGAGTGGTGTGGATGTCCGAACCGCTTCCCTCTTCATGTCCCGGTTAGCTCTTGCTGCTCTCGCCGCCAAACTGGTAGTCGGATGGCTTGCAGACAGAATCCCATTGTGGATGCTTGCCGCACTGCCTCCGCTTGGTTGCCTGCTCGCTTGTCTGCTTCTGATCGAAGACAGATCCTCTACTTCTTTTGCACTGGCAAGCCTGCTGGTTGGCGCTGGCGGCGGGGCATCGGGTGTGATGATTCCTGTCGTCGTCTCCAAGACCTTTGGACGCGCCGACTTCGGAGCCATCATCGGGCTCTCCACTCCCTTGCTCGTGGTGCAGACGCTCTTCGCTTCATGGGGAGCCGGGCATGTCGTCGACGCCACAGGCGGCTACCGCCTGGTGCTCATGGTCTTCGCCGCCCTGACAATCATTGGCTGTCTGCTGGTTGCCCTGCTTCCTGGAAAGCGACCACAACGGACACCCCTGGCTGTTTGA
- a CDS encoding PepSY-associated TM helix domain-containing protein: MSVRRLLFWAHLIVGIAVGLGVAYMAVTGTILAFQTQIVHFAERGIKPNIPSPGEVCTVPSAILMSAQAQSGQAATAVQLFSDPGVPAQVTLQGDATLLVDGCTGKVLGPGASRLRIFFNSVRDLHRWVALSRGQHEGLRYVKDAANLGFFFLLLSGLILWFPRRWRAANLKSAFTFRRNLAGRAREWNLHNIAGFWLAVPLLIISATGSIMAYGWANGLLYRAAGTPLPTAPAERQMQHGSLSDLTLLDPLIARAKLQDARWYSLSLRMPGEKDKNVTFSIDDGRGGRPQERAQLVLSLKNAKVVRWEPFDSQPRGRQWRLYARYLHTGELFGVTGQLIALIAALAALLLIWTGFSLALRRLAAWRKRTVKVEQKVALELV; encoded by the coding sequence ATGAGCGTACGACGCCTCTTGTTCTGGGCACATTTGATCGTTGGAATTGCGGTGGGTTTAGGGGTCGCCTATATGGCGGTTACCGGAACGATCCTGGCGTTTCAAACGCAGATCGTCCACTTTGCCGAGCGGGGCATCAAGCCCAACATTCCTTCGCCAGGCGAAGTTTGCACGGTTCCATCGGCCATTCTGATGTCGGCTCAGGCGCAAAGCGGTCAAGCTGCTACGGCGGTCCAACTCTTCTCTGACCCTGGCGTGCCGGCGCAAGTGACCTTGCAGGGCGACGCGACTCTGCTCGTCGATGGCTGCACCGGCAAGGTGCTCGGGCCAGGTGCCAGCAGGCTTCGGATATTTTTCAACTCCGTGCGTGATCTGCATCGCTGGGTCGCCCTGAGCCGCGGCCAGCATGAGGGGTTGCGGTACGTGAAGGATGCTGCCAACCTGGGTTTCTTCTTCCTCCTGCTCAGTGGATTGATCCTCTGGTTTCCGCGCCGCTGGCGAGCTGCCAATCTGAAGTCCGCGTTTACGTTCCGCAGGAACCTGGCGGGCAGGGCTCGCGAGTGGAATCTGCATAACATCGCTGGATTCTGGTTGGCGGTTCCGCTCCTCATCATCTCTGCAACGGGTTCGATCATGGCTTATGGCTGGGCCAACGGGCTGCTCTATCGAGCGGCAGGAACTCCTCTGCCGACGGCTCCGGCAGAGCGACAGATGCAGCATGGCTCCCTCTCCGATCTCACCCTTCTTGATCCTCTGATAGCGCGTGCGAAGTTGCAGGATGCTCGCTGGTACAGCCTGTCGCTTCGGATGCCGGGAGAGAAGGACAAGAACGTTACCTTCTCCATCGATGACGGAAGGGGCGGTCGCCCTCAGGAAAGAGCGCAGCTCGTTCTCTCCTTGAAGAACGCAAAGGTCGTGCGTTGGGAGCCGTTCGACAGCCAGCCGCGCGGCCGCCAGTGGCGACTCTATGCGCGCTACCTGCACACCGGCGAACTCTTTGGGGTAACCGGTCAGTTGATCGCGTTGATCGCAGCACTGGCTGCGCTTCTCCTGATATGGACCGGATTCTCGCTGGCGCTTCGCAGGCTGGCAGCGTGGAGAAAGCGCACCGTCAAGGTCGAGCAGAAGGTAGCACTGGAGCTGGTCTAG
- a CDS encoding glycoside hydrolase family 43 protein, whose translation MKILKTWQHSIPYRTLSHVLLFLIPSCGFLSPGAAQSTSRAEYHNPILWGDYSDPDVIRVGNEYLLVASTFSFMPGIPVLKSTDLLHWTIVGHVFPRLDIDPRYSMIGGNRYGRGAWAPAIRFHAGRYYVYFPTPDEGIFMSSASSPAGPWTPPVAVLAGPGYEDPCPFWDDDGQAYLIHSRVGAGPLILHHMSPDGRTVLDAGTVIERDAKNLPTLEGPKLYKRDGYYYIFAPYGGVSTGAQAVLRSRSIEGPYEVRTVLAQGSTSVNGPHQGGYIETPGGKGWFLHFHSAGAYGRIDYLEPVRWDNGWPVIGKAGSDEVTGEPVSSAPVPASSLSNARPATSDEFSRSELGLQWEWNHNPEPAHWSLEERRGFLRLYAMPAHSLLEARNTLTEMGQDPGYSFTVALQLKGLADGQQAGVAMFSERAGSLFVTQDHGKRQLHALLDGKAFDGPAITTDLVQLRVTVSHETATYAWSTNEGKTFQTLGTPTPIFFTWWKAARPAIFTFNADEDAQAMGYVDVDWAHYAPLAIAPKM comes from the coding sequence ATGAAGATTCTGAAGACATGGCAACATTCCATACCCTACCGAACGCTCTCCCACGTTCTTCTTTTTCTGATTCCTTCCTGCGGGTTTCTATCGCCAGGCGCGGCACAATCGACGTCCCGCGCGGAATACCACAACCCGATCCTTTGGGGCGATTACTCCGATCCTGACGTCATCCGCGTAGGCAACGAGTACCTGCTCGTCGCCTCGACCTTCTCCTTCATGCCGGGCATCCCTGTCCTGAAGTCAACAGACCTGCTGCACTGGACGATCGTAGGTCACGTATTTCCGCGTCTCGACATCGATCCCCGCTACAGCATGATCGGTGGCAACCGCTATGGAAGAGGCGCCTGGGCGCCTGCCATCCGTTTTCATGCTGGCCGCTACTACGTCTACTTCCCCACGCCGGACGAAGGAATCTTCATGAGTTCGGCGAGCTCTCCGGCAGGCCCGTGGACGCCTCCCGTAGCTGTACTGGCAGGTCCAGGCTATGAAGACCCCTGCCCCTTCTGGGACGACGACGGTCAGGCCTACCTGATCCATTCACGCGTCGGCGCCGGTCCGCTGATCCTGCATCACATGAGTCCGGATGGACGCACCGTGCTCGACGCCGGCACAGTGATCGAACGGGATGCGAAAAACCTGCCGACGCTCGAAGGACCAAAGCTCTACAAGAGGGATGGTTACTACTACATCTTCGCTCCTTATGGGGGAGTCAGCACAGGAGCACAGGCCGTTCTCCGATCACGCAGCATCGAGGGCCCCTATGAAGTTCGCACGGTGCTTGCGCAGGGTTCGACGTCCGTCAATGGCCCCCATCAGGGTGGCTATATTGAAACGCCCGGCGGCAAAGGATGGTTCCTGCACTTTCACTCCGCCGGTGCGTATGGACGAATCGACTATCTCGAACCGGTTCGATGGGACAACGGTTGGCCCGTCATCGGCAAGGCCGGTAGCGATGAGGTGACGGGCGAGCCTGTAAGTTCCGCTCCCGTGCCCGCAAGTTCACTCTCCAATGCTCGTCCTGCGACGTCAGACGAGTTCTCTCGCTCCGAACTCGGACTGCAATGGGAATGGAACCATAATCCCGAGCCTGCACATTGGTCCCTGGAGGAACGCCGCGGGTTCCTTCGCCTCTATGCCATGCCTGCGCACAGCCTTCTGGAAGCACGCAACACCCTCACCGAAATGGGACAGGACCCAGGCTATTCCTTCACGGTAGCGCTGCAGCTGAAAGGTCTGGCAGATGGACAGCAAGCCGGAGTGGCCATGTTCTCGGAACGGGCAGGCTCCCTCTTCGTCACGCAAGACCATGGCAAACGGCAGCTTCACGCTCTATTGGATGGCAAGGCCTTCGACGGTCCAGCCATCACGACCGACCTCGTACAACTTCGGGTGACGGTCTCCCACGAGACCGCCACCTACGCGTGGAGCACGAACGAAGGAAAGACCTTTCAAACACTGGGCACTCCCACCCCGATCTTCTTCACCTGGTGGAAGGCAGCTCGCCCCGCGATCTTCACCTTCAATGCCGATGAAGACGCTCAGGCTATGGGCTATGTCGATGTGGACTGGGCACACTATGCGCCACTGGCCATCGCGCCGAAGATGTAG
- a CDS encoding NAD-dependent formate dehydrogenase, translated as MAKILCVLYDDPITGYPKSYARADVPKIDHYPGGQTAPTPKQIDFTPGELLGSVSGELGLRKYLEGLGHTLVVTSDKEGEDSVFERELPDAEIVISQPFWPAYLTPERIAKAKKLKLAVTAGIGSDHVDLEAAIKNGITVAEVTYSNSISVSEHVVMMILSLVRNYIPSYQWVIKGGWNIADCVERSYDLEAMHVGTVAAGRIGLAVLKRLKPFDVKLHYFDQHRLPESVENELGLTYHPSVEDMVKVCDVVTINAPLHPGTLDLFNDELISKMKRGAYLVNTARGKICNRDAVVRALESGQLAGYAGDVWFPQPAPKDHPWRTMPHHGMTPHISGTSLSAQARYAAGTREILECWFEERPIREEYLIVDGGKLAGTGAHSYTVSK; from the coding sequence ATGGCAAAGATACTTTGTGTTCTGTACGACGACCCAATCACCGGCTACCCGAAATCCTACGCACGCGCTGACGTCCCTAAGATCGATCACTATCCCGGCGGACAGACGGCACCCACCCCCAAACAAATCGACTTCACTCCAGGTGAGCTGCTGGGCAGCGTCTCGGGAGAGCTTGGCCTGCGCAAGTATCTCGAAGGCCTGGGCCACACGCTTGTCGTAACGTCGGACAAGGAAGGCGAAGACTCTGTCTTCGAGCGCGAACTTCCCGATGCTGAAATCGTCATCTCCCAACCCTTCTGGCCTGCTTATCTCACACCGGAGAGAATCGCCAAAGCGAAGAAACTCAAATTGGCGGTCACCGCCGGCATTGGTTCGGATCACGTCGATCTCGAAGCGGCGATCAAGAACGGCATCACCGTAGCTGAGGTCACGTACTCGAACAGCATCAGCGTGTCGGAGCACGTCGTCATGATGATCCTCTCGCTCGTGCGCAACTACATCCCGTCCTACCAGTGGGTGATCAAAGGCGGATGGAACATTGCCGATTGCGTGGAACGCTCGTACGATCTCGAAGCCATGCACGTGGGTACCGTTGCCGCGGGACGCATCGGACTCGCCGTCCTCAAGCGTTTGAAGCCTTTCGATGTGAAGCTGCACTACTTCGACCAGCATCGGCTTCCCGAGAGCGTTGAAAACGAACTCGGCCTCACCTACCATCCCAGCGTTGAAGACATGGTCAAGGTCTGCGACGTAGTCACCATCAACGCTCCGCTGCATCCAGGCACACTCGATCTCTTCAATGACGAATTGATCTCCAAGATGAAGCGTGGCGCTTATCTCGTGAACACAGCACGCGGCAAGATCTGCAACCGGGATGCGGTCGTTCGCGCACTCGAGAGCGGACAACTGGCCGGATACGCGGGCGATGTCTGGTTCCCGCAGCCGGCCCCGAAGGACCATCCGTGGAGGACGATGCCGCATCACGGCATGACTCCTCACATCTCGGGTACCTCGCTCTCCGCACAGGCACGCTATGCGGCAGGCACACGAGAGATCCTGGAGTGCTGGTTCGAAGAGCGCCCCATCCGTGAGGAATATCTCATCGTCGACGGCGGAAAACTCGCCGGAACCGGCGCGCACTCTTACACTGTCAGCAAGTAG
- a CDS encoding LysR family transcriptional regulator encodes MILRHLEFLTALARERHFARAATSCNVSQSTLSAGIKQMEESLGVLLVERGQRYVGLTPEGAKVLEWAQHVMTDFEGLQQNLTQMRRGLGGQLKIGAIPVTLPMISLLTTPFAKRHPQATTVIRSLTSIEIQRGLDDFSLDIGVTYLDNEPLVRVRRLQLYTERYVLLTRHGEHPQDRKTISWSEAATYPLCLLTSDMQNRRILDMHFHEAGAEVHAMIETNSLITLWSHLHFGHWSTIVPHSFLPLVGEMEGVRALALVEPDTTHAVGLVASDRDPLPPAARAFLDMAKEMNSKHEIARRLE; translated from the coding sequence ATGATTCTTCGGCATCTCGAATTCCTTACCGCACTGGCACGCGAAAGACACTTCGCACGAGCCGCAACCTCTTGCAATGTCTCGCAATCCACCCTCTCTGCGGGAATCAAGCAGATGGAAGAGAGCCTTGGAGTCCTGCTTGTGGAGCGCGGCCAGCGCTACGTCGGCCTCACGCCCGAGGGCGCAAAGGTTTTGGAGTGGGCGCAGCACGTCATGACGGACTTTGAAGGGCTGCAGCAGAACCTCACGCAGATGCGCCGCGGTCTGGGAGGTCAACTGAAGATCGGCGCAATTCCCGTAACGCTGCCGATGATCTCTCTTCTCACCACTCCTTTCGCAAAACGCCATCCGCAAGCCACAACCGTGATCCGGTCACTGACCTCGATCGAGATCCAGCGAGGTCTGGACGACTTCAGCCTCGACATCGGCGTGACCTATCTCGACAACGAGCCGCTGGTGCGAGTCCGCAGATTGCAGCTCTACACGGAGCGATACGTCCTGCTCACAAGGCATGGCGAGCACCCTCAGGATCGCAAGACCATCTCCTGGTCGGAGGCCGCGACCTATCCCCTGTGTCTTCTGACCTCCGACATGCAGAACCGCCGCATCCTCGATATGCACTTTCACGAGGCTGGAGCGGAGGTCCACGCGATGATCGAGACCAACTCGCTGATCACGCTCTGGTCCCATCTCCACTTCGGACACTGGTCGACCATCGTGCCACACTCGTTTCTGCCGCTCGTGGGAGAGATGGAAGGTGTGCGCGCTCTTGCTCTTGTGGAACCGGATACGACTCATGCCGTCGGCCTGGTCGCATCCGACCGTGATCCCCTGCCTCCTGCAGCGCGCGCCTTTCTGGATATGGCGAAGGAGATGAATTCGAAACACGAGATTGCCCGCAGGCTCGAATAG